TCTACCGGACAGACTGCAGCACACTGAGGTTCTTCATGAAATCCTACACACTCTGTACACTTATCCGGAACGATATAATAGTAGTCATCCATGACTGGTTTTTGATTCTTTTCAGCCATAACTACAGTACCGTCTTCCAGTATATATTCACCGGTCAGATTGGTGCCGTCTTTGATAGCCCATTCTACACCGCCTTCATATATGGCATTATTTGGGCATTCAGGTTCACATGCGCCGCAGTTTATACACTCATCCGTTATTATGATTGCCATGAATTATTATTTGTATATTATTTTTAAATAAGGAAGCCGTCTTTGATTTTGTCTTATGCTATTACTTCATCGTTGTCTTTAAATGTAACAGAATAGAAAAGTGATAACAACACATACACCAAAATGATGTAAGACAAGGCAGCAAATTTAAATAAATAAGTCAATATCAAAAATATTAGAAATGTGGCTAATTGAAATTTATTCTCAAAAAATTTATCACTCATCGTCTTTGTAGAAAACATCTTTATGTGAAAACTGACCATCAAACCACTCAAAACAACAGGAGTGGCTATATACACCCATTGATTATTATACAAATCACTGATAAATTCATTACCCGTTTGTATAGAAAGTATCAACCCCAAATAAAACAGTGCATTGGCGGGTATTGGAAGTCCCATAAAGTGACCTTTTGAAGGAGAAACGTTAAATTTAGCTAACCTTAATGCTCCTGCCATCACAATTAAAACGGGTGCTGCATAAGTAATCAT
The genomic region above belongs to Saprospiraceae bacterium and contains:
- a CDS encoding 4Fe-4S dicluster domain-containing protein — its product is MAIIITDECINCGACEPECPNNAIYEGGVEWAIKDGTNLTGEYILEDGTVVMAEKNQKPVMDDYYYIVPDKCTECVGFHEEPQCAAVCPVDCCVPDPDRVETKDQLLNRKERLHL
- the pssA gene encoding CDP-diacylglycerol--serine O-phosphatidyltransferase is translated as MIKTIPTLLTLANLVCGFVAIQMGDFYISALLILVSFVFDGFDGYAARKLSAESNMGKQLDSLADMVSFGVAPAYLYYLMAPNDSMITYAAPVLIVMAGALRLAKFNVSPSKGHFMGLPIPANALFYLGLILSIQTGNEFISDLYNNQWVYIATPVVLSGLMVSFHIKMFSTKTMSDKFFENKFQLATFLIFLILTYLFKFAALSYIILVYVLLSLFYSVTFKDNDEVIA